A single region of the Brassica rapa cultivar Chiifu-401-42 chromosome A03, CAAS_Brap_v3.01, whole genome shotgun sequence genome encodes:
- the LOC103858107 gene encoding arogenate dehydrogenase 1, chloroplastic has product MSSSSSLPTAISPLSLSDPAPLRIAIIGFGNYGQFLAETLASEGHTLLAHSRSDHSAAATRLGVSFFTTDLHDLCERHPDVVLLCTSILSTETVLKTLPFQRLRRNTLFVDVLSVKDFAKTLLLQYVPDDFDILCTHPMFGPQSASSNRGSWRGLRFVYDKVRIRGDRSRCEKFLAVFERRGCEMVEMSCADHDRYAAGSQFITHTVGRVLETLKLQSTPINTKGYEALLGLAENTRGDSFDLYYGLFVYNSNSLEMLERMDLAFESLRKELFGRLHGVVRKQLFEGETHQSHIALDVTMSKDVSDFKYEYNADDSSRLLKIGIIGFGNFGQFLAKTMVKQGHTVLAYSRTDYTDAAAELGVSYYSDLDDLFEEHPEVILLCTSILSTEKVLKSLPFQRLKRSTLFVDVLSVKEFPRNAFLQTLPQDFDILCTHPMFGPESGKNGWNGLSFVFDKVRIGMDDRRRSRCDSFLDIFAREGCSMVEMSCAEHDWHAAGSQFITHTVGRVLEKLGLESTPVDTKGYETLLKLVENTAGDSFDLYYGLFLYNPNAMEQLERFGFAFESLKKQLFGRLHGLLHKQLFGNDKETQIMLETTGLSTFR; this is encoded by the coding sequence atgtcctcttcctcctctctccCCACCGCCATTTCTCCCCTCTCCCTCTCCGATCCAGCTCCTCTCCGAATCGCCATAATCGGATTCGGCAACTACGGCCAGTTCCTCGCCGAAACCCTAGCCTCCGAAGGCCACACTCTCCTCGCCCACTCCCGATCCGATCACTCCGCCGCAGCCACCCGCCTCGGCGTCTCCTTCTTCACCACAGACCTCCACGACCTCTGCGAACGCCACCCCGACGTCGTCCTACTCTGCACCTCCATCCTCTCCACCGAAACCGTCCTCAAAACGCTTCCGTTTCAGCGACTCCGCCGCAACACGCTCTTCGTCGACGTCCTCTCCGTGAAAGACTTCGCCAAGACTCTCCTCCTCCAATACGTTCCCGACGACTTCGACATCCTCTGCACCCACCCGATGTTCGGCCCACAGAGCGCGAGTTCGAATCGCGGATCGTGGCGAGGTCTGCGCTTCGTCTACGATAAGGTCAGGATCAGGGGAGATCGATCGAGGTGCGAGAAGTTTCTCGCCGTGTTCGAGAGACGAGGATGCGAGATGGTGGAGATGAGCTGCGCCGATCACGATCGTTACGCGGCGGGGTCGCAGTTCATAACGCATACGGTGGGTAGGGTTTTGGAGACGCTGAAGCTGCAGTCGACGCCGATCAACACGAAAGGCTACGAGGCGTTGCTTGGCTTGGCTGAGAATACACGTGGCGATAGTTTCGATTTGTATTACGGCTTGTTTGTTTATAATAGCAACTCCCTTGAGATGTTGGAGAGGATGGATTTGGCTTTTGAGTCCTTGCGTAAAGAGCTTTTTGGTCGTCTTCACGGTGTTGTGAGGAAGCAGTTGTTCGAAGGTGAGACACATCAATCTCACATTGCTTTGGATGTGACCATGTCAAAAGACGTTTCTGATTTCAAGTATGAATATAATGCTGATGACAGTTCGAGGCTTCTTAAGATTGGTATTATCGGGTTTGGTAACTTCGGACAGTTTCTAGCGAAGACAATGGTCAAGCAGGGCCACACGGTGTTAGCGTACTCGAGAACAGACTACACTGATGCAGCTGCGGAGCTTGGTGTCTCGTATTATTCAGATCTTGATGATCTGTTTGAAGAGCATCCCGAAGTTATTCTTCTATGCACGTCGATACTTTCGACTGAGAAAGTTCTCAAGTCGCTCCCGTTTCAGAGACTGAAGAGGAGCACGCTCTTTGTGGACGTGCTTTCCGTAAAAGAGTTCCCCAGGAATGCCTTCCTTCAAACTCTCCCGCAAGATTTCGATATTTTGTGCACGCATCCCATGTTTGGTCCGGAGAGTGGTAAAAACGGATGGAACGGTCTTTCCTTTGTGTTTGATAAGGTTAGGATCGGGATGGATGATAGAagaagatctaggtgcgatagTTTTCTCGATATTTTTGCACGTGAGGGATGTTCCATGGTCGAGATGTCGTGTGCTGAACATGATTGGCACGCGGCTGGATCGCAGTTTATCACGCACACGGTGGGAAGGGTTCTGGAGAAGCTGGGCTTGGAATCTACTCCTGTGGATACCAAGGGTTATGAGACGTTGTTGAAACTGGTGGAGAATACTGCTGGTGACAGCTTTGATCTTTACTATGGACTGTTTTTATACAATCCTAATGCAATGGAGCAGCTTGAGAGGTTCGGTTTTGCTTTCGAATCGTTGAAGAAACAGCTCTTTGGACGACTGCACGGTCTTCTGCATAAGCAGCTGTTTGGAAATGATAAGGAGACTCAAATCATGTTGGAGACAACTGGTTTGTCCACATTCAGATGA
- the LOC103858109 gene encoding uncharacterized protein LOC103858109: MSSFLPLRLLLPLTPPLLSPSPDSQAPSLLRSKNPNFNRRYSCSCRWQLFPGRRQRFRSYSPSIPMCFPKGHDNPDIWRNEDDHATCGLESDEDSGLRIPTQAQAIVEGSDSVAVSELKPAADVDYIQELLAIQQQGPRSIGFFGTRNMGFMHQELIEILSYAMVITKNHIYTSGASGTNAAVIRGALRAERPELLTVILPQSLKKQPPESQELLSKVQNVVEKPHNDHLPLLEASRLCNMDIISQVQQIICFAFHDSKLLMETCQEAKNLRKIVTLFYLD, from the exons ATGAGTTCGTTTCTACCTCTGAGGCTCCTTCTGCCTCTAACCCCACCCCTGCTTTCTCCTTCTCCGGATTCTCAAGCTCCGTCGCTGCTCAGATCGAAAAATCCTAACTTTAATCGCCGATACTCTTGTTCTTGCCGGTGGCAGCTTTTCCCTGGGAGAAGACAGCGATTCAGATCCTACTCTCCATCTATTCCCATG TGCTTTCCTAAAGGCCATGACAACCCAGATATTTGGAGAAATGAAGATGATCATGCTACATGTGGGCTTGAGTCAGATGAAGATTCCGGCCTCCGGATTCCAACTCAGGCTCAGGCTATCGTTGAAGGATCTGACTCTGTTGCAGTCTCTGAGCTAAAACCTGCCGCTGATGTAGATTACATACAA GAGCTATTGGCGATACAGCAACAAGGACCTAGATCAATTGGCTTCTTTGGGACAAGGAACATGGGTTTCATGCATCAAGAACTGATTGAGATACTTAGCTACGCCATGGTTATTACA AAAAATCACATATATACTTCAGGTGCATCTGGAACTAATGCAGCTGTTATCAGAGGTGCATTGCGAGCAGAGAGGCCAGAGCTTCTTACAGTCATTTTACCTCAAAGTTTGAAAAAACAACCTCCTGAGAGCCAAGAACTCTTGTCTAAA GTACAAAATGTTGTAGAAAAGCCACATAATGATCATTTGCCATTACTAGAAGCCAGCAG GCTGTGTAATATGGACATCATATCACAAGTACAACAAATAATCTGCTTTGCGTTTCATGACAGTAAGCTTCTCATGGAGACATGTCAAGAAGCTAAAAATCTTCGCAAGATCGTCACTCTCTTCTACCTCGATTGA
- the LOC103858106 gene encoding type I inositol polyphosphate 5-phosphatase 12 yields MEINNNNNNHHHHSDTDDDILASMSSVPPPRKIHSYSHQLRASGQKVRHHRHRQQHSLDDIPKLTEIISGCSISGDSSDDEFYPYASTINSSSFPFTGDINDSDDYLITHQPEIGEDFQPLPEFVGSGGGVGMFKVPTRSPLHSARPPCLELRPHPLKETQVGRFLRNIACTETQLWAGQESGVRFWNFDDAFEPGCGLSGRVRRGDEDAAPFHESASTSPTTCLMVDNGNRLVWSGHKDGKIMSWKMDHGPDNKSDDGEDDTPFSEGLSWQAHKGPVNSIIMSSYGDLWSCSEGGIIKIWTWETMEKSLSIRLEEKHMAALLVEKSGIDLKAQVTVNGNCSISSSEVKSLLADNVRSKVWAAQLHTFSLWDGRTKELLKVFNTEGQTENRVEMPSGQDQPPEDETKVKIASNSKKDKPHGFLQRSRNAIMGAADAVRRVATRGGANEDAKRTEAIVLAGDGMVWTGCTNGLLVQWDGNGNRLQDFHHHQCAVLCFCTFGERIYIGYVSGHIQIIDLEGNLIAGWVAHNNAVIKMAAANGYIFSLATHGGIRGWHVISPGPLDGIIRSELSEKERTYAQTDSVRILIGSWNVGQGKASHDALMSWLGSVASDVGILVVGLQEVEMGAGFLAMSAAKESVGGNEGSSIGQYWIDTIGKTLDEKAVFERMGSRQLAGLLISLWVRKNLRTHVGDIDVAAVPCGFGRAIGNKGGVGLRIRVFDRIMCFINCHLAAHLEAVNRRNADFDHIYKTMSFSRSSNANNAPAAGVTTCSHTTKSANNVIVNTEETKQDLAEADMVVFFGDFNYRLFDISYDEARDFVSQRSFDWLREKDQLRAEMKAGKVFQGMREAIITFPPTYKFERHRPGLGGYDSGEKKRIPAWCDRVIYRDTRTSPESECSLDCPVVASIMMYDACMDVTESDHKPVRCKFHVKIEHVDRSVRRQEFGRIIRTNEKVIALLNDLRYVPETVLSSNNIVLQNQDTFVLRITNKCVKEKAVFRILCESHSTLGEDEDKLELHPFVSFGFPRWLEVMPAAGTIKPDSSVEVTVHHEEFHTLEEFVDGIPENWWCEDTWDKEAILVVNVQGSCSTETVCHKVHVRHCFSAKNLRVDSIPSNSKSTGLKKNEGDSGSKSQKKNKGDSSSKSQKKSDGDSSSKSQKKNKGESNSKSQKKSDGDSNSKTQKKSDGDSNSKTQKKSDGDSNSKCQKKSDGDSNSKSQKKDDGDLSSKSQKESDGDSSSKPQKKSEGDSSSCKFQSGKKNEGDTSSYTSQSENKSEGDTTSYKCQSWKKNSSNSSAGEESRSGHNKR; encoded by the exons ATGGAaattaacaacaacaacaacaaccaccaccaccactctgATACCGACGATGACATCCTCGCCTCCATGAGCTCTGTTCCTCCTCCTCGTAAAATCCATTCCTACAGCCACCAGCTCCGTGCCTCCGGTCAAAAAGTCCGTCACCACCGCCATCGCCAACAGCATAGCCTCGATGATATTCCCAAACTCACCGAGATCATCTCCGGTTGCAGTATCTCCGGTGATTCTTCCGATGATGAGTTCTACCCTTACGCCTCCACCATCAACTCCTCGTCATTTCCTTTCACCGGAGACATCAACGATTCCGATGATTACTTGATAACACATCAGCCTGAGATCGGAGAAGATTTTCAACCCCTTCCAGAGTTTGTTGGCTCCGGAGGCGGCGTGGGGATGTTCAAAGTCCCCACGCGGTCTCCGTTGCACTCCGCGCGGCCTCCTTGCTTAGAGCTAAGGCCGCATCCACTTAAGGAGACTCAGGTTGGGAGATTCTTGAGGAACATAGCTTGTACAGAAACACAACTGTGGGCTGGACAAGAGAGCGGTGTTAGGTTCTGGAACTTTGATGACGCGTTCGAGCCAGGGTGTGGTCTAAGCGGCCGTGTAAGGAGAGGAGATGAGGATGCTGCACCGTTTCATGAGTCGGCGAGTACTTCTCCCACCACTTGTTTGATGGTTGACAATGGGAATAGGCTTGTTTGGAGTGGTCACAAGGATGGTAAGATTATGTCTTGGAAGATGGATCATGGACCTGATAATAAAAGTGATGATGGTGAGGATGATACTCCTTTCAGTGAAGGCCTCTCTTGGCAAGCTCATAAGGGTCCTGTCAATTCCATAATCATGAGTTCTTATG GTGATTTATGGTCATGTTCAGAAGGTGGTATAATCAAGATATGGACATGGGAAACTATGGAGAAATCACTTTCTATTAGATTAGAGGAGAAACATATGGCTGCTTTGTTAGTGGAGAAGTCAGGGATTGATCTCAAGGCTCAAGTTACTGTTAATGGTAACTGCAGCATATCTTCCTCTGAAGTCAAATCTTTGTTAGCTGATAATGTAAGATCTAAAGTATGGGCTGCTCAGCTTCACACCTTCTCCTTGTG GGATGGTCGCACAAAGGAGCTACTGAAAGTTTTCAACACAGAAGGCCAAACTGAAAACCGCGTCGAAATGCCATCAGGGCAGGATCAGCCACCAGAAGATGAGACAAAGGTTAAGATTGCTTCCAATTCTAAAAAGGACAAGCCACATGGATTCTTGCAGCGCTCAAGGAATGCTATCATGGGAGCTGCGGATGCTGTTAGAAGAGTTGCAACAAGAGGAGGAGCAAACGAAGATGCTAAAAGAACAGAAGCAATTGTATTAGCCGGAGATGGCATGGTTTGGACCGGATGCACAAACGGTTTGCTTGTACAATGGGACGGAAATGGAAACAGGTTGCAAGATTTCCATCACCACCAGTGTGCTGTGTTGTGTTTCTGCACTTTTGGGGAAAGAATATACATTGGTTATGTTAGTGGTCACATTCAGATAATTGATCTTGAAGGCAATCTAATCGCCGGATGGGTTGCACATAATAACGCAGTGATAAAGATGGCAGCAGCTAATGGTTATATTTTCAGCTTAGCCACTCATGGTGGTATACGTGGATGGCATGTGATTTCTCCTGGGCCTCTTGATGGGATAATAAGATCAGAACTGTCTGAAAAAGAACGGACTTATGCACAGACAGATAGTGTTAGGATTTTGATCGGTTCATGGAATGTTGGACAAGGCAAAGCTTCACATGATGCACTTATGTCTTGGTTAGGCTCTGTAGCGTCAGATGTTGGTATTCTTGTTGTAGGCTTACAAGAAGTAGAGATGGGTGCTGGGTTCTTGGCAATGTCAGCAGCTAAAGAATCG GTAGGAGGAAATGAAGGAAGTTCTATAGGGCAGTACTGGATAGACACAATAGGGAAGACTTTAGATGAGAAAGCAGTCTTTGAACGCATGGGATCAAGGCAGCTAGCTGGTTTGCTCATATCACTTTG GGTGAGGAAGAATCTGAGAACACATGTAGGTGACATTGATGTAGCAGCAGTTCCATGTGGTTTTGGACGTGCAATTGGTAACAAG GGAGGTGTAGGCTTGAGAATTAGGGTCTTTGATAGGATCATGTGCTTCATCAACTGCCACTTGGCTGCACATTTAGAAGCTGTAAACCGCAGAAATGCTGATTTTGATCACATCTACAAAACAATGTCATTTTCACGGTCATCAAATGCTAATAATGCACCAGCTG CTGGTGTGACTACATGTTCTCATACCACAAAAAGCGCAAAT AATGTAATCGTCAACACagaagagacaaaacaagaCCTAGCTGAGGCAGATATGGTTGTATTTTTTGGTGATTTCAACTACAGgctctttgatatatcatatgaTGAAGCTAGAGACTTTGTCTCACAAAGAAGCTTTGATTGGCTTAGAGAAAAAGATCAGCTTAgggcagagatgaaagctgGAAAAGTCTTCCAAGGAATGCGTGAAGCGATAATCACATTCCCTCCAACTTATAAATTTGAAAGACACCGACCTGGATTAGGAG GTTATGATTCAGGTGAGAAAAAGCGTATTCCTGCATGGTGTGATAGAGTAATATACAGAGACACACGCACCAGTCCAGAATCTGAATGCAGTCTAGACTGTCCTGTCGTTGCTTCAATCATGAT GTATGATGCTTGTATGGACGTGACAGAGAGCGATCACAAACCTGTCCGTTGCAAGTTCCATGTGAAGATAGAGCATGTTGATAGATCAGTAAGGAGACAAGAGTTTGGGAGGATCATCAGGACCAATGAGAAAGTCATAGCGTTGCTTAACGACCTACGTTATGTTCCGGAGACAGTTCTCAGCAGCAACAACATTGTTCTCCAGAACCAAGACACCTTTGTACTTCGCATCACCAACAAATGTGTCAAGGAGAAGGCCGTGTTCAGGATCTTATGTGAAAGTCATAGTACGTTaggagaagatgaagataaGTTAGAGTTACATCCTTTTGTCTCGTTCGGTTTCCCACGGTGGCTTGAG gtGATGCCAGCTGCAGGAACTATAAAACCGGATAGTTCCGTGGAGGTCACGGTTCACCATGAGGAGTTCCATACATTGGAGGAGTTTGTAGATGGTATTCCTGAGAATTGGTGGTGTGAGGACACATGGGATAAAGAAGCAATACTTGTGGTGAATGTGCAAGGAAGCTGTTCCACTGAGACTGTGTGCCATAAGGTTCATGTTCGTCACTGCTTCTCGGCTAAGAATCTTAGGGTTGACTCCATCCCATCTAACTCCAAATCCACGGGTTTGAAGAAGAATGAAGGAGACTCTGGCTCCAAGTCTCAAAAGAAGAATAAAGGAGATTCTAGCTCCAAGTCTCAGAAGAAGAGCGATGGAGACTCCAGCTCAAAGTCTCAGAAGAAGAACAAAGGAGAATCCAACTCCAAGTCTCAGAAGAAGAGCGATGGAGATTCCAACTCCAAGACTCAGAAGAAGAGCGATGGAGATTCCAACTCCAAGACTCAGAAGAAGAGTGATGGAGATTCCAACTCCAAGTGTCAGAAGAAGAGTGATGGAGATTCAAACTCCAAGTCTCAGAAGAAAGATGATGGAGACTTGAGCTCCAAGTCTCAAAAGGAAAGTGATGGAGATTCAAGCTCCAAACCTCAGAAGAAGAGTGAAGGAGATTCGAGCTCTTGCAAGTTTCAGAGTGGGAAGAAGAACGAAGGAGATACAAGTTCCTACACGTCACAAAGTGAAAACAAGAGTGAAGGAGACACGACCTCGTACAAGTGCCAGAGTTGGAAGAAGAACAGTAGTAACTCGTCAGCGGGAGAGGAGAGCCGGAGTGGCCACAACAAACGTTGA
- the LOC103858110 gene encoding late embryogenesis abundant protein At1g64065, with product MSGYAKTTYGGKSKVFDEACAVHPPKQSDITGKVIIFTLVGLCILLCLFISIGFYVLAKPLKTSVTSVALRNLRYNDTSSSWPYFNATLTMKIRIKNPNFGFFEFPTSKGDIMYNGRLVGEMKINGQRVGSYSAIRTAVRTEVSYRENKASSVWLRNDIKRGLIILKIEAKLRGEVHLVALNKRSVNLKCLMYLNLKDEVIQRLWCK from the coding sequence ATGTCAGGCTATGCCAAGACAACATATGGAGGAAAGAGCAAAGTTTTTGATGAAGCTTGTGCAGTTCACCCACCGAAACAGAGTGATATCACCGGTAAAGTCATCATCTTTACCCTTGTAGGGCTTTGCATTCTGCTCTGCCTCTTCATCAGCATCGGTTTCTATGTCCTAGCCAAGCCACTTAAAACAAGcgtgacgtccgtggctttaaGAAACCTCAGGTACAACGATACATCATCATCATGGCCTTATTTCAACGCGACACTAACTATGAAGATCAGAATAAAGAATCCAAATTTCGGCTTCTTTGAGTTTCCAACTAGTAAAGGAGATATCATGTACAATGGTCGACTTGTTGGTGAAATGAAGATTAATGGACAACGAGTGGGTTCATACAGTGCCATCAGGACAGCGGTTAGGACAGAAGTGAGTTACAGAGAGAATAAGGCATCATCTGTTTGGTTGAGGAATGATATAAAGAGAGGGTTGATTATCCTCAAGATTGAAGCTAAACTGAGAGGTGAAGTACACTTGGTGGCTTTGAACAAGAGAAGTGTGAATTTGAAGTGTTTGATGTATCTTAATCTGAAAGATGAAGTGATTCAACGTTTGTGGTGTAAATGA
- the LOC103858108 gene encoding outer envelope pore protein 37, chloroplastic, translating to MADSSPQSATPSPALQSPTSEPAPPPPPPCSVFSSLKGLNRPKLRVTSEFDSDSLLFFNKVSCKIFDNLAKLKLSFHNNAQREVSQPQVSFTSKYVSVLYDVEEKNAFVKSTVDVSPRLQLRALHNVKAQQGEVAMEANLAEPGYSLELSSPVPIGYPRATLKFPLGEVSVQEKEVEEEEKSKRIVSVNGVLKRQAMNGVCSALYTDEELRLRYAYKDEALSFIPTISLPSNAVSFAFKRQFSPSDKLSYWYNFDSNMWSAVYKRTYGKDYKFKAGYDSDVRLGWASLWVGDEDGKVKTTPMKMKVQFMLQVPQDDIKTSVLMFRVKKRWDL from the exons ATGGCGGATTCATCTCCTCAAAGCGCCACTCCTTCTCCTGCCCTTCAATCACCAACCTCTGAAccagcaccaccaccaccacctccttgCTCGGTCTTTTCTTCTCTCAAGGGCCTGAACAGGCCGAAACTCCGGGTCACATCTGAATTCGACAGTGATAGTCTCCTCTTCTTTAACAAAGTGTCTTGTAAGATCTTTGATAACCTCGCCAAGCTTAAGCTATCGTTTCACAACAACGCTCAGCGAGAGGTTTCTCAGCCTCAGGTGTCTTTCACTTCCAAGTACGTTTCTGTTCTCTATGATGTCGAGGAGAAGAATGCTTTTGTTAAGAGTACCGTTGATGTTTCCCCGCGTCTTCAGCTCCGAGCTCTTCATAATGTTAAG GCGCAACAAGGAGAGGTTGCTATGGAGGCAAATCTAGCTGAACCTGGCTATTCTCTCGAGCTTTCATCACCTGTTCCTATTGGCTAC CCAAGAGCGACTCTTAAGTTCCCCCTTGGCGAAGTTTCAGTACAAGAGAAAgaagtggaggaggaggagaagagcaAGAGGATAGTATCTGTTAACGGAGTCCTCAAACGTCAAGCTATGAATGGTGTTTGTTCCGCTCTATACACAGATGAAGAGTTGAGGCTAAGATATGCTTATAAG GATGAAGCATTGTCTTTCATCCCAACCATCTCCCTTCCTTCCAATGCTGTTTCATTTGCATTCAAGCGCCAGTTTAGCCCCTCAGATAAGTTGAG CTACTGGTACAACTTTGATTCAAACATGTGGAGTGCAGTGTACAAACGCACATATGGTAAAGACTACAAGTTCAAAGCTGGCTATGATTCTGATGTACGCCTTGGCTGGGCATCTCTATGG GTTGGGGATGAAGATGGAAAAGTGAAAACGACGCCAATGAAGATGAAAGTGCAGTTCATGCTCCAAGTTCCACAAGATGACATCAAAACCTCAGTCTTGATGTTCCGAGTCAAGAAAAGATGGGACCTTTGA